The proteins below are encoded in one region of Micromonospora sp. DSM 45708:
- the ddaH gene encoding dimethylargininase — protein MDATRQRFLMCRPTYFAVDYAINPWMDPTAPVDADLAIRQWEQLHQTYLDLGHEVELIDPVAGLPDMVFAANGGTVIDDRAMAVQFRDPQRADEAPAYRAWFEAAGFEMYDPKHVNEGEGDVLLVGDHLLAGTGFRTAHASHAQLQEVFGYPVVTMQLVDARFYHLDTALTVLDERTVAYLPEAFSPGSRAVLRRLFPDAIHATMADAEVLGLNAVSDGRHVVLPAQAVDLAAKLRDRGYETIGIDLSELRKAGGGPKCCTLRLRQGKAIK, from the coding sequence ATGGACGCCACCCGCCAGCGCTTCCTGATGTGCCGGCCGACGTACTTCGCCGTCGACTACGCGATCAACCCGTGGATGGACCCCACCGCCCCGGTCGACGCCGACCTGGCGATCCGGCAGTGGGAGCAGCTCCACCAGACGTACCTCGACCTGGGCCACGAGGTGGAGCTGATCGACCCGGTCGCCGGCCTGCCGGACATGGTGTTCGCGGCCAACGGCGGCACGGTGATCGACGACAGGGCCATGGCGGTGCAGTTCCGTGACCCGCAGCGCGCCGACGAGGCGCCCGCGTACCGCGCCTGGTTCGAGGCCGCCGGCTTCGAGATGTACGACCCGAAGCACGTCAACGAGGGCGAGGGCGACGTCCTGCTGGTCGGCGACCACCTGCTCGCCGGCACCGGGTTCCGCACCGCGCACGCCTCGCACGCGCAGCTCCAGGAGGTCTTCGGCTACCCGGTGGTCACCATGCAGCTCGTGGACGCCCGCTTCTACCACCTGGACACCGCGCTGACCGTGCTCGACGAGCGGACCGTGGCGTACCTGCCGGAGGCGTTCTCGCCGGGCAGCCGGGCGGTGCTGCGCCGGCTCTTCCCGGACGCGATCCACGCGACCATGGCCGACGCCGAGGTGCTGGGCCTGAACGCGGTGAGTGACGGCCGGCACGTGGTGCTGCCGGCGCAGGCCGTCGACCTGGCCGCGAAGCTGCGCGACCGGGGTTACGAAACCATCGGGATCGACCTGTCCGAGCTGCGCAAGGCCGGCGGCGGACCGAAGTGCTGCACGTTGCGACTCCGTCAGGGAAAGGCAATCAAGTGA
- a CDS encoding DMT family transporter has translation MNGDGVVDARDETPVADGTAGRPVVTDRDAARTTYRSDATATEAERAADPERTAETGPVTDAARVETVPRTGEAERRAAQRAASARAATSRPLGRPTRPVDPEPTQEHTVDLNGDGRPDRAVDLNGDGRPDRAVDLDRDGRPDRAVDLDGDGRPDRELAPELTKKPRASLLATLGLIVSVVGAVFVLSGTLAGYGIGLGAVGAVLAVLGLIATRRRHVAGKTDALIGILVGLAAVVLGIVAMTGQFDWPTTDGEWVGRFREWLDSQFVDRF, from the coding sequence GTGAACGGCGACGGTGTGGTGGACGCCCGCGACGAGACCCCGGTCGCGGACGGAACGGCCGGTCGGCCGGTGGTGACCGACCGCGACGCGGCACGGACCACGTACCGCAGCGACGCGACCGCCACCGAGGCGGAGCGGGCCGCCGACCCCGAGCGGACCGCCGAGACCGGGCCGGTCACCGACGCCGCGCGCGTCGAGACCGTGCCGCGTACCGGCGAGGCGGAGCGGCGGGCGGCACAGCGGGCCGCCTCGGCACGGGCGGCGACCAGCCGGCCGTTGGGCCGGCCGACGCGGCCCGTCGACCCGGAACCCACCCAGGAACACACCGTCGACCTGAACGGGGACGGCCGACCGGACCGCGCCGTCGACCTGAACGGGGACGGCCGACCGGACCGCGCCGTCGACCTGGACCGGGACGGCCGACCGGACCGCGCCGTCGACCTGGACGGCGACGGCCGACCCGACCGGGAACTCGCCCCGGAGCTGACGAAGAAGCCGCGGGCCAGCCTGCTCGCCACGCTCGGCCTGATCGTGTCCGTGGTCGGCGCGGTCTTCGTGCTCTCCGGCACGCTGGCCGGCTACGGCATCGGGCTCGGCGCGGTCGGCGCGGTGCTGGCGGTGCTGGGTCTGATCGCCACCCGACGCCGGCACGTGGCCGGGAAGACCGACGCGCTGATCGGCATCCTGGTCGGCCTGGCCGCCGTGGTGCTCGGCATCGTGGCGATGACCGGCCAGTTCGACTGGCCGACCACCGACGGCGAGTGGGTGGGCCGGTTCCGCGAGTGGCTTGATTCACAGTTTGTCGATCGGTTCTGA
- a CDS encoding RICIN domain-containing protein gives MSRGGRLGAALAALTVAVAAVLVGPATGALAAPVTVTNGTQFTDTSGAVVHAHGGGVLKVDNYYYWFGENRNPDNTFRAVSVYRSTDLRTWEFRNNVLTPSSATELRGANIERPKVIYNAGTGRFVMWMHKENGSDYNEARAAVASSTTVDGAYTYHGSFRPLGQHMSRDITLYNDNGTAYMISAADDNYDLNIYRLTSDYLNVAGLVGNFWDGAHREAPAMFKRGSTYFLLTSGATGWSPNQARYATAPSISGPWTGWTDVGNGTTFNSQPAFVLPIQGTAATSYLYLGDRWAGAWGGPVNDSQYVWLPISFPTSTSMSLTWYPSVTIDTAAGTVTGDAPVSYRVTARHSGRVLDVIGNSTANNAEVKQWTWNGGGNQRWEFQDAGGGWFRLVNANSGKCLDVADASTADGANIIQYTCGGGTNQQWQWAAVGSYFQLRARHSGKCLDVVDAATGDGADVQQYTCGGGTNQQWSRTQS, from the coding sequence ATGAGCCGGGGCGGACGACTCGGGGCGGCCCTCGCGGCGCTCACCGTGGCCGTCGCGGCGGTGCTGGTCGGGCCGGCCACGGGCGCGCTGGCGGCGCCGGTCACCGTCACCAACGGCACGCAGTTCACCGACACGAGCGGCGCCGTGGTGCACGCCCACGGCGGCGGCGTCCTCAAGGTCGACAACTACTACTACTGGTTCGGCGAGAACCGCAACCCGGACAACACGTTCCGGGCGGTTTCCGTCTACCGCTCCACGGACCTGCGCACCTGGGAGTTCCGCAACAACGTGCTCACCCCGTCGTCGGCCACCGAGCTGCGGGGCGCCAACATCGAACGGCCGAAGGTCATCTACAACGCGGGCACCGGCCGGTTCGTGATGTGGATGCACAAGGAGAACGGGTCCGACTACAACGAGGCGCGGGCCGCGGTCGCGTCGTCGACGACGGTGGACGGCGCGTACACGTACCACGGCAGCTTCCGGCCGCTCGGGCAGCACATGTCCCGGGACATCACGCTCTACAACGACAACGGCACCGCGTACATGATCTCGGCGGCCGACGACAACTACGACCTGAACATCTACCGGCTCACGTCGGACTATCTCAACGTCGCCGGCCTGGTCGGCAACTTCTGGGACGGCGCGCACCGCGAGGCACCCGCGATGTTCAAACGGGGCAGCACGTACTTCCTGCTGACCTCCGGCGCGACGGGCTGGAGTCCGAACCAGGCCCGGTACGCGACCGCGCCGAGCATCTCGGGCCCGTGGACCGGCTGGACCGACGTGGGCAACGGCACCACGTTCAACTCGCAGCCCGCCTTCGTGCTGCCGATCCAGGGCACCGCCGCCACCAGCTACCTCTACCTGGGTGACCGGTGGGCCGGGGCGTGGGGCGGGCCGGTCAACGACTCGCAGTACGTGTGGCTGCCGATCTCGTTCCCGACCAGCACCAGCATGAGCCTGACCTGGTACCCGTCCGTCACCATCGACACGGCCGCGGGGACGGTCACCGGCGACGCGCCCGTCTCCTACCGGGTCACCGCCCGACACAGCGGTCGGGTGCTGGACGTGATCGGCAACTCCACGGCGAACAACGCCGAGGTCAAGCAGTGGACGTGGAACGGCGGCGGGAACCAGCGGTGGGAGTTCCAGGACGCCGGCGGCGGCTGGTTCCGTCTCGTGAACGCCAACAGCGGCAAGTGTCTCGACGTCGCCGACGCGTCCACCGCCGACGGCGCGAACATCATCCAGTACACCTGCGGCGGGGGCACCAACCAGCAGTGGCAGTGGGCCGCGGTGGGCAGCTACTTCCAGCTCCGCGCCCGGCACAGCGGCAAGTGCCTGGACGTGGTCGACGCCGCCACCGGCGACGGTGCGGACGTCCAGCAGTACACCTGCGGCGGTGGCACCAACCAGCAGTGGTCACGCACCCAGTCGTGA
- a CDS encoding cellulose binding domain-containing protein, with product MIRTLGAALAAALTLTGLAASTGAARSPATVLTTPAPTPTLVCPPALPVSGQVTGTTATSLTVSYSMLLSPPCGYDPPMVVSLFTSREDATGWRNPVAEAVTGPERYGTVTVGGLTPDTDYWFRFGDTHGTRDPYLIGGPARTLPMSTCTATVTIDSRWYGGFIATVTVRNTGAESTHGWVVSWRWTGDERIESIWGGVAERAGENVAVRNASWNGTLAPGGSTTFGVLVAASSASAGISPVCGR from the coding sequence CACCCTGACCGGCCTGGCCGCCTCGACCGGCGCCGCCCGGTCGCCCGCCACCGTCCTGACGACACCCGCGCCCACTCCGACGCTGGTGTGCCCGCCGGCGCTACCGGTCAGCGGCCAGGTGACCGGCACCACCGCCACCAGCCTCACCGTCAGCTACTCGATGCTGCTCAGCCCGCCCTGCGGCTACGACCCGCCGATGGTCGTCAGCCTCTTCACCAGCCGCGAGGACGCCACCGGGTGGCGCAATCCGGTGGCCGAGGCCGTTACCGGGCCGGAGCGGTACGGGACGGTTACCGTCGGCGGGCTGACCCCGGACACCGACTACTGGTTCCGGTTCGGCGACACCCACGGCACGCGCGATCCGTACCTCATCGGTGGACCGGCGCGGACGCTGCCGATGTCGACGTGCACCGCGACGGTCACCATCGACAGCCGGTGGTACGGCGGCTTCATCGCCACGGTCACCGTGCGCAACACCGGGGCCGAGTCCACCCACGGCTGGGTCGTCTCGTGGCGGTGGACCGGTGACGAGCGCATCGAGTCGATCTGGGGCGGGGTGGCGGAGCGCGCCGGCGAGAACGTCGCGGTCCGCAACGCCTCCTGGAACGGGACGCTGGCACCGGGCGGCTCGACCACGTTCGGCGTGTTGGTGGCCGCCAGTAGCGCGTCCGCCGGCATCTCGCCGGTCTGCGGGCGGTGA